The Cupriavidus nantongensis genome has a segment encoding these proteins:
- the badI gene encoding 2-ketocyclohexanecarboxyl-CoA hydrolase: protein MQYEDIRYDVRNGAAWILINRPEKMNAFRGRTCDELIHAINRAGYDREIGAIVLAGAGDKAFCTGGDQSAHEGQYDGRGTIGLPMEELHNAIRDVPKPVIARVQGYAIGGGNVLCTICDFTIASDKAVFGQVGPRVGSVDPGYGTAFLARVVGEKKAREIWYLCRRYTAAEALAMGLVNAVVPHEQLDAEVQKWCDEILDKSPTAIAIAKRSFNMDTAHQSGIAGMGMYALKLYYDTEESREGVRAFQEKRKPEFRKYAK from the coding sequence ATGCAATACGAAGACATCCGCTATGACGTGCGCAACGGCGCGGCCTGGATCCTTATCAACCGCCCGGAAAAGATGAATGCCTTCCGCGGCCGCACCTGCGACGAACTGATCCACGCCATCAACCGCGCTGGCTATGACCGCGAGATCGGCGCGATCGTGCTGGCCGGCGCCGGCGACAAGGCTTTCTGCACCGGCGGCGACCAGTCCGCGCACGAAGGCCAGTACGACGGCCGCGGCACCATCGGCCTGCCGATGGAAGAGCTGCACAACGCCATCCGCGACGTGCCCAAGCCGGTGATCGCGCGCGTGCAGGGCTATGCCATCGGCGGCGGCAACGTGCTGTGCACCATCTGCGATTTCACCATCGCCTCGGACAAGGCCGTGTTCGGGCAGGTCGGGCCCAGGGTCGGCTCGGTCGATCCCGGCTATGGCACCGCCTTTCTCGCGCGCGTCGTCGGCGAAAAAAAGGCGCGCGAGATCTGGTACCTGTGCCGCCGCTACACCGCCGCCGAAGCGCTGGCGATGGGGCTGGTCAACGCCGTGGTGCCGCACGAGCAGCTCGACGCCGAAGTGCAGAAGTGGTGCGACGAGATCCTGGACAAGAGCCCGACCGCGATCGCCATCGCCAAGCGCTCGTTCAACATGGACACCGCGCACCAGAGCGGCATCGCCGGCATGGGCATGTACGCCCTCAAGCTCTACTACGACACCGAGGAATCGCGCGAAGGCGTGCGCGCGTTCCAGGAAAAGCGCAAGCCCGAGTTCCGCAAGTACGCGAAGTGA
- the aliB gene encoding cyclohexanecarboxyl-CoA dehydrogenase, with the protein MNPYLDEDLSALAEHARRFADARVAPGCLERDRTRVLDRALMREMGEMGFIAPELPEPYGGQGMGSLAAGVIHEAVARADLSLSYINLLASLNGQILAHHARPEIAGPWLQRLTRGEALLAIALTEPRGGSDAANLRLRMERDGDAYVLNGEKTSISAADQADAAVVFARSGPVAAGARGVSALLVPMDLPGITRNRFDCHGQRAIGRGSIFFENVRVPASHLLGREGEGFVQVMQGFDFSRALIGLQVLAVAQAALDEAWTYVAERQAFGKPLAAFQGVSHPLADFETQVQGARLLCLQTLWLKDRGLPHTAEAAMCKWWAPRLAYDAVHQCLLSFGHGGYDRGVMEQRLRDVLGFQIGDGTAQIMKTIIARTRAGREAVPA; encoded by the coding sequence ATGAATCCCTACCTTGACGAAGACCTGTCGGCGCTGGCCGAACACGCGCGCCGCTTTGCCGACGCGCGCGTGGCGCCCGGCTGCCTGGAGCGGGACCGTACCCGCGTGCTGGACCGCGCGCTGATGCGCGAGATGGGCGAGATGGGCTTTATCGCGCCCGAGCTGCCGGAGCCGTATGGCGGGCAGGGCATGGGCTCGCTCGCGGCGGGCGTGATCCACGAAGCGGTCGCGCGCGCCGACCTGAGCCTGTCGTATATCAACCTGCTGGCTTCGCTGAACGGGCAGATCCTGGCGCACCACGCGCGGCCCGAGATCGCCGGCCCGTGGCTGCAGCGCCTGACGCGCGGCGAAGCGCTGCTGGCGATCGCGCTGACCGAGCCGCGCGGCGGCTCCGACGCCGCCAACCTGCGCCTGCGCATGGAACGCGACGGCGACGCCTATGTGCTGAACGGCGAGAAGACCTCGATCTCCGCCGCCGACCAGGCCGACGCCGCGGTGGTATTTGCGCGCAGCGGCCCGGTCGCGGCGGGCGCGCGCGGCGTGTCGGCGCTGCTGGTGCCGATGGACCTGCCGGGCATCACCCGCAACCGCTTCGACTGCCACGGCCAGCGTGCCATCGGGCGCGGCTCGATCTTTTTCGAGAACGTGCGCGTGCCGGCCAGCCACCTGCTGGGCCGGGAAGGCGAGGGCTTCGTGCAGGTGATGCAGGGCTTCGATTTCTCGCGCGCGCTGATCGGGCTGCAGGTGCTGGCGGTGGCCCAGGCAGCGCTGGACGAGGCCTGGACCTATGTGGCGGAACGCCAGGCCTTCGGCAAGCCGCTGGCGGCGTTCCAGGGCGTGTCGCATCCGCTGGCCGACTTCGAGACCCAGGTGCAGGGCGCGCGGCTGCTGTGCCTGCAGACGCTGTGGCTGAAGGACCGCGGCCTGCCGCATACCGCCGAAGCGGCGATGTGCAAGTGGTGGGCCCCCAGGCTGGCGTACGACGCGGTGCACCAGTGCCTGCTGTCGTTCGGGCACGGCGGCTACGACCGCGGCGTGATGGAGCAGCGCCTGCGCGACGTGCTCGGCTTCCAGATTGGCGACGGCACCGCGCAGATCATGAAGACCATCATCGCGCGCACCCGCGCGGGGCGCGAGGCGGTACCGGCCTGA
- the aliA gene encoding cyclohexanecarboxylate-CoA ligase translates to MDFDAVLIAPRRAASVAAGHWQDRTINDYLAACVRERPDATALTALSIDRQHVTRFTWRELARMADRVALGLSRLGIVAGDVVSCQLPNGWHLSVLYLACARLGAVLNPVMPIFRERELSFMLAHAQSKVVVVPKAFRGFDHAQMLRGLRDVLPALRHVVVVDGDGDDSFEALLSGPHWEDDADAAAVLLRSRPGPDDVTQLIYTSGTTGEPKGVMHTANTLFSNIVAYAGRLHLTGDDVVLMASPMAHQTGFMYGLMMPVMLGAHAVLQDIWDPARASALIRDEGVTFTMGSTPFLTDLARVVAESGVPVPSLRIFLCAGAPIPGTLVEHARQALGAQIVSAWGMTENGAVTTTLPEDSDERASTTDGRPLPGVEIRVVDGTDADVPVGATGRLLVRACSNFGGYLKRPHLNGTDADGWFDTGDLARLDADGYLRIAGRSKDVIIRGGENIPVLEVETLLYRHPAVAQVAIVAYPDARLGERACAFVVPRAGQSIDLAGMVDWLRQQKMALQYIPERLVVRDALPATPAGKIQKFRLREMLLGDAG, encoded by the coding sequence TTGGATTTCGACGCCGTACTGATCGCGCCGCGCCGCGCCGCCAGCGTTGCCGCCGGGCACTGGCAGGACCGTACCATCAACGACTATCTTGCCGCATGCGTGCGGGAGCGGCCCGACGCGACCGCGCTGACGGCGCTCAGCATCGACCGTCAACACGTGACGCGCTTCACCTGGCGGGAGCTGGCGCGCATGGCCGATCGCGTGGCGCTGGGGCTTTCCCGCCTCGGCATCGTTGCCGGCGACGTGGTCTCATGCCAGCTGCCCAACGGCTGGCACCTGAGCGTGCTGTACCTGGCCTGCGCGCGGCTGGGCGCGGTGCTCAACCCGGTCATGCCGATCTTCCGCGAGCGCGAGCTGTCGTTCATGCTGGCGCACGCGCAAAGCAAGGTGGTGGTGGTGCCGAAGGCGTTCCGCGGCTTCGATCATGCGCAGATGCTGCGGGGTTTGCGCGATGTGCTGCCCGCGCTGCGCCATGTCGTGGTGGTCGATGGCGATGGCGACGACAGCTTCGAGGCGCTGCTGAGCGGCCCGCACTGGGAAGACGACGCCGATGCCGCCGCCGTCCTGCTGCGCAGCCGGCCCGGTCCGGATGACGTCACGCAGCTGATCTACACCTCCGGTACCACCGGCGAACCCAAGGGCGTGATGCATACCGCCAACACGCTGTTCTCCAACATCGTCGCCTATGCCGGCCGCTTGCATCTCACCGGCGACGACGTGGTGCTGATGGCCTCGCCGATGGCGCACCAGACTGGCTTCATGTATGGCCTGATGATGCCGGTGATGCTGGGCGCGCATGCGGTGCTGCAGGACATCTGGGATCCCGCGCGCGCCTCAGCACTGATCCGCGACGAGGGCGTGACCTTTACCATGGGTTCCACGCCATTCCTGACCGACCTGGCGCGCGTGGTGGCCGAGTCCGGCGTGCCGGTGCCGAGCCTGCGGATCTTCCTGTGCGCGGGCGCGCCGATTCCCGGCACGCTGGTCGAGCACGCACGGCAGGCGCTGGGCGCGCAGATCGTGTCGGCATGGGGCATGACCGAGAACGGCGCGGTCACCACCACGCTGCCCGAGGACAGCGACGAGCGCGCATCGACCACCGACGGCCGCCCGCTGCCCGGCGTGGAGATCCGCGTGGTCGACGGCACCGACGCGGACGTGCCCGTGGGCGCGACCGGCCGGCTGCTGGTGCGCGCGTGCTCCAACTTCGGCGGTTACCTGAAGCGCCCGCACCTGAACGGCACCGATGCCGACGGCTGGTTCGACACCGGCGACCTGGCCCGGCTGGACGCGGACGGTTACCTGCGCATCGCCGGCCGCAGCAAGGACGTGATCATCCGTGGCGGCGAGAACATTCCCGTGCTGGAAGTCGAGACCCTGCTGTACCGACATCCCGCGGTGGCGCAGGTGGCGATCGTGGCCTATCCCGATGCGCGCCTCGGCGAGCGTGCGTGCGCGTTCGTCGTGCCACGGGCCGGGCAGTCCATCGACCTGGCCGGCATGGTCGACTGGCTCAGACAGCAGAAGATGGCGCTGCAATACATTCCCGAGAGACTCGTGGTGCGGGATGCGCTGCCGGCCACGCCCGCCGGCAAGATCCAGAAGTTCCGGTTGCGCGAGATGCTGCTGGGCGATGCGGGCTGA